A window of Halostella salina contains these coding sequences:
- the glmU gene encoding bifunctional sugar-1-phosphate nucleotidylyltransferase/acetyltransferase — MKAVILAAGEGQRLEPLTNRRPKPMVPIANQPLLEYVVEAVSDAGIDEVVLVVGYKRERIQTYFGDGHRWGVDIEYAVQEKQLGTGHAVLQAKERIDDEFLVLNGDRIITADLVEQLVEARADTGDTVLGLTRADEPSEYGVVTLDGDRVVGITEKPRAAAAPSDIVNAGVYAFDGSVFDAIRAIDVGPTGELALTSAIEELVDRGTVRGLRYRGLWVDVSYLWDVTEVTARVLDETADATQHGSVEPGAHVADDVRIGSNTRIGANATVRHGTALGDNVSVGANAVLSNVVAFDDATIGDGAVLRDCVVAENATVGPNATVPGGPADVIVDGTVYEDVDLGAVVGDNASAGAGVVFDEGTVVGDGARVGDGVTVSGRVPPNAEVRRG, encoded by the coding sequence ATGAAAGCAGTCATTTTGGCGGCCGGCGAGGGACAGCGGCTCGAACCGCTGACGAACCGCCGGCCCAAGCCGATGGTACCGATCGCGAACCAGCCGCTGCTCGAGTACGTCGTCGAGGCGGTGTCGGACGCCGGCATCGACGAGGTCGTCCTCGTCGTCGGCTACAAGCGCGAGCGCATCCAGACGTACTTCGGCGACGGCCACCGCTGGGGCGTCGACATCGAGTACGCCGTCCAGGAGAAACAGCTCGGCACCGGCCACGCCGTCCTGCAGGCGAAGGAGCGCATCGACGACGAGTTCCTCGTGTTGAACGGCGACCGGATCATCACCGCGGACCTGGTCGAGCAACTCGTCGAGGCCCGCGCGGACACCGGCGACACGGTGCTGGGGCTGACGCGGGCCGACGAGCCGAGCGAGTACGGCGTCGTCACGCTCGACGGCGACCGCGTCGTCGGGATCACCGAAAAGCCCCGCGCCGCGGCAGCGCCCTCGGACATCGTCAACGCCGGCGTGTACGCGTTCGACGGCTCGGTGTTCGACGCGATCCGTGCGATAGACGTCGGCCCGACCGGCGAACTCGCGCTCACGTCCGCGATCGAGGAACTCGTCGACCGCGGGACCGTCCGCGGCCTCCGTTACCGGGGGCTCTGGGTCGACGTGTCGTACCTGTGGGACGTGACCGAGGTGACTGCCCGGGTACTCGACGAGACGGCGGACGCGACACAGCACGGATCGGTCGAGCCGGGGGCACACGTCGCCGACGACGTGCGGATCGGGTCGAACACCCGCATCGGTGCCAACGCGACGGTCCGCCACGGCACCGCGCTGGGCGACAACGTCTCGGTCGGGGCCAACGCCGTCCTCTCGAACGTCGTCGCCTTCGACGACGCGACGATCGGCGACGGCGCGGTGCTCCGGGACTGCGTCGTCGCCGAGAACGCCACGGTCGGACCGAACGCGACGGTGCCGGGCGGCCCGGCCGACGTGATCGTCGACGGGACGGTGTACGAGGACGTGGATCTCGGCGCGGTCGTCGGCGACAACGCCAGCGCCGGTGCCGGCGTTGTCTTCGACGAGGGGACCGTGGTCGGCGACGGCGCTCGCGTCGGCGACGGCGTCACCGTCTCCGGGCGCGTGCCGCCGAACGCGGAGGTGCGGAGGGGGTAA
- the glmS gene encoding glutamine--fructose-6-phosphate transaminase (isomerizing), with the protein MCGIVGYVGPQSPLSVVATGLKNLEYRGYDSAGVALNDGSIEVYKQEGEIDDLELPASTDARVGVGHTRWSTHGEPTDANAHPHTDCDGRIAVVHNGIIENYDALKGELDGHRFTSETDTEVIPHLIEEVYDGSDLVGAVQAVLGRLEGSYAFAVTAVGYDGMVAARMDSPLVVGHGEDGNFLASDVTAFLEHTRDVSYIEDGDVVAVDADGVTVYADGAVVERPVNTVDWEAEAAEKGGYDHYMLKEIHEQPRSLRQTLSGRVDAVNGDVDLDVDLPEQYLQSVEEIQIVACGTSYHAGLYAQQLIESLADVRVTVHVASEYDFTGGRDPWRTLVLAVTQSGETADTLSAMREAARAGARTLAVTNTVGSTAAREADDALYIRAGPEIGVAATKTFAAQVTTLTLLSAYLGRERGSLSASDAGDLLENARGLPGAIQQILDVEDAIREVAEEYVDGDGFFFVGRKLGCPVALEGALKLKEISYAHAEGFAAGELKHGTLALVTPETPVLAVLTEGANPGATLNNVKEVESRGAPVIGVTSHDDAEKFLDASFAVPDLGRLEPLLANVYLQLFAYHVAKIKGRSIDKPRNLAKSVTVE; encoded by the coding sequence ATGTGTGGGATCGTCGGCTACGTCGGCCCGCAGTCCCCCCTCTCCGTCGTCGCGACCGGCCTGAAGAACCTGGAGTACCGCGGCTACGACTCCGCGGGCGTCGCGCTCAACGACGGAAGCATCGAGGTGTACAAGCAGGAGGGCGAGATCGACGACCTCGAACTCCCGGCGTCCACGGACGCCCGGGTCGGCGTCGGCCACACGCGCTGGTCGACCCACGGCGAACCGACCGACGCGAACGCGCATCCCCACACCGACTGCGACGGTCGGATCGCGGTCGTCCACAACGGGATCATCGAGAACTACGACGCCCTGAAGGGCGAACTGGACGGTCACCGGTTCACCAGCGAGACGGACACCGAGGTCATCCCGCACCTGATCGAGGAGGTGTACGACGGGTCGGACCTCGTCGGCGCGGTCCAGGCCGTCCTCGGCCGACTCGAGGGGAGTTACGCCTTTGCGGTCACCGCGGTCGGGTACGACGGGATGGTCGCCGCACGGATGGACAGCCCGCTCGTCGTCGGGCACGGCGAGGACGGCAACTTCCTCGCCAGCGACGTGACCGCGTTCCTCGAACACACGCGCGACGTGTCCTACATCGAGGACGGCGACGTGGTCGCGGTCGACGCCGACGGCGTGACGGTGTACGCCGACGGCGCGGTCGTCGAGCGCCCGGTCAACACTGTCGACTGGGAGGCCGAGGCCGCCGAGAAGGGCGGCTACGACCACTACATGTTGAAGGAGATCCACGAGCAACCCCGGTCGCTCCGGCAGACGCTGTCCGGCCGGGTCGACGCGGTCAACGGCGACGTGGACCTGGACGTCGACCTGCCCGAGCAGTACCTCCAGTCCGTCGAGGAGATACAGATCGTCGCCTGCGGCACCTCCTACCACGCCGGGCTGTACGCACAGCAACTGATCGAGTCGCTGGCGGACGTGCGCGTCACGGTCCACGTCGCCAGCGAGTACGACTTCACCGGCGGCCGGGATCCGTGGCGCACGCTCGTCCTCGCGGTCACCCAGAGCGGCGAGACGGCGGACACGCTGTCGGCAATGCGCGAGGCGGCCCGCGCCGGCGCGCGGACGCTGGCGGTGACCAACACCGTCGGCAGCACCGCCGCCCGCGAGGCCGACGACGCGCTGTACATCCGCGCCGGCCCGGAGATCGGCGTCGCCGCGACCAAGACGTTCGCCGCGCAGGTGACGACGCTCACCCTGCTGTCGGCCTACCTCGGCCGCGAGCGCGGCTCCCTCTCGGCCAGCGACGCGGGGGACCTGCTGGAGAACGCCCGCGGGCTACCCGGGGCGATCCAGCAGATCCTCGACGTTGAGGACGCCATTCGCGAGGTCGCCGAGGAGTACGTCGACGGCGACGGCTTCTTCTTCGTCGGCCGGAAGCTCGGCTGCCCGGTGGCGCTGGAGGGGGCGCTGAAGCTGAAGGAGATATCCTACGCCCACGCCGAGGGGTTCGCCGCCGGCGAGCTGAAACACGGCACGCTCGCGCTGGTGACGCCCGAGACGCCGGTGCTGGCGGTCCTCACCGAGGGGGCGAACCCGGGCGCGACCCTGAACAACGTCAAGGAGGTCGAGTCCCGCGGCGCGCCGGTGATCGGCGTCACCTCGCACGACGACGCCGAGAAGTTCCTCGACGCCTCCTTTGCGGTGCCCGACCTCGGCCGGCTGGAGCCGCTGCTGGCGAACGTCTACCTCCAGCTGTTCGCCTACCACGTGGCGAAGATCAAGGGGCGGTCCATCGACAAGCCGCGGAACCTGGCCAAGAGCGTCACGGTGGAGTAG
- the aglM gene encoding UDP-glucose 6-dehydrogenase AglM, translating into MNVSIVGSGYVGTTVAACLADAGHEVVNIDIDESVVETINAGDAPIHEDGLGERIERTAGDGLRATTDYDAVVETDLTLLCLPTPSRDDGSIDLSVMEAGAEALGEALAAKDGRHAVVTKSTVVPGTTDGTIGPTVAASSGKTVGEDLGLGMNPEFLRMSTAVSDFLNPDKIVFGTEQAWVRDLLDELYEPVVDAPVVNTGLREAEMIKYANNAMLASKVSLVNELGNVCKELGVDAYDVFDAVGMDDRISAQFLRSGLGWGGSCFPKDVDAVRAVAREQGYEPELLNAVVAVNDLQPRRMVDLLADHVDPDGARVAVLGVAFKPGTDDVRGSRAMDLVGHLRDRGADVVAYDPVAMDNARETYPDVTYADSAADALADADAAMVATDWPEFDDLDYSGMTRKVVVDGRRIDVDKDELDVYEGLTW; encoded by the coding sequence GTGAACGTCTCCATCGTCGGCAGCGGCTACGTCGGCACTACCGTCGCCGCCTGCCTCGCGGACGCTGGGCACGAGGTAGTGAACATCGACATCGACGAGTCGGTCGTCGAGACGATCAACGCAGGCGACGCGCCGATCCACGAGGACGGACTGGGGGAACGCATCGAGCGGACCGCGGGCGACGGCCTGCGCGCGACGACCGACTACGACGCGGTCGTCGAGACCGACCTCACGCTGCTCTGTCTCCCGACGCCGTCGCGCGACGACGGTAGCATCGACCTCTCGGTCATGGAGGCCGGCGCGGAGGCGCTCGGCGAGGCACTGGCCGCGAAGGACGGCCGCCACGCCGTCGTCACCAAGAGCACGGTCGTCCCGGGAACGACCGACGGGACGATCGGACCCACAGTCGCCGCGTCGTCCGGCAAGACCGTCGGCGAGGACCTGGGGCTCGGGATGAACCCCGAGTTCCTGCGGATGAGCACGGCCGTGTCGGACTTCCTGAACCCGGACAAGATCGTGTTCGGAACGGAACAGGCGTGGGTTCGCGACCTGCTCGACGAACTGTACGAGCCGGTCGTCGACGCGCCGGTCGTCAACACCGGGCTCCGCGAGGCCGAGATGATCAAGTACGCCAACAACGCGATGCTGGCGTCGAAGGTGTCGCTGGTGAACGAACTGGGCAACGTCTGCAAGGAGCTGGGGGTCGACGCCTACGACGTGTTCGACGCCGTCGGCATGGACGACCGCATCTCCGCGCAGTTCCTCCGGTCCGGCCTCGGCTGGGGCGGCTCCTGCTTCCCGAAGGACGTGGACGCAGTCAGGGCGGTCGCCCGCGAACAGGGGTACGAGCCGGAACTCCTGAACGCCGTCGTCGCCGTCAACGACCTGCAGCCGCGCCGGATGGTCGACCTCCTCGCGGACCACGTCGACCCCGACGGCGCTCGCGTCGCGGTGCTGGGCGTCGCGTTCAAGCCCGGCACCGACGACGTGCGTGGCTCCCGTGCGATGGATCTCGTCGGGCACCTCCGGGACCGCGGCGCGGACGTGGTCGCGTACGACCCCGTGGCGATGGACAACGCCCGCGAAACGTACCCGGACGTGACCTACGCCGACTCGGCCGCCGACGCGCTGGCGGACGCCGACGCCGCAATGGTCGCGACCGACTGGCCGGAGTTCGACGATCTGGATTACTCCGGGATGACACGAAAGGTCGTGGTCGACGGCCGGCGGATCGACGTCGACAAGGACGAACTCGACGTGTACGAGGGGCTGACCTGGTAG
- a CDS encoding GDP-mannose 4,6-dehydratase translates to MNVLVTGGAGFIGSHVAERLLSDGHRVTVLDKMDPYYDLGIKEHNLDRCRDAGGDRFRFVEGSITNEDLVRNVVAGDDIEFVYHEAAKAGVRTSVENPKAYTENNVGGLLTVLEAAEDHGVERVVNASSSSVYGEVDYLPYDEEHPNYPQSPYAVTNLSAEHHCRVWNDLHDVATVSLRHFTVYGPRMRPNMAITNFTSRCLNGEPPVIYGDGQQTRDFTYISDIVDANLALLETDAADGEAVNVGSGGNITIQELADHIVAETGADVDIEYTDANEADARHTHADVSKARELLDYEPSVSIRDGVARFVEWYRANREWYEPLVMNS, encoded by the coding sequence ATGAACGTCCTCGTGACGGGTGGCGCGGGCTTTATTGGCTCCCACGTCGCCGAGCGACTGCTATCCGACGGGCACCGGGTGACGGTACTCGACAAAATGGACCCGTACTACGACCTCGGGATCAAGGAGCACAATCTGGACCGGTGTCGCGATGCCGGCGGTGACCGCTTCCGGTTCGTGGAAGGCTCGATCACTAACGAAGACCTCGTCCGGAACGTGGTCGCGGGCGACGACATCGAATTCGTGTACCACGAGGCGGCGAAGGCCGGCGTCCGCACGAGCGTCGAGAACCCGAAGGCGTACACCGAGAACAACGTCGGCGGGCTGTTGACCGTCCTGGAGGCCGCCGAGGACCACGGCGTCGAACGCGTCGTCAACGCCTCCTCCTCGTCGGTGTACGGGGAGGTCGACTACCTCCCCTACGACGAAGAGCATCCCAACTACCCCCAGAGCCCGTACGCGGTCACCAACCTCAGCGCCGAGCACCACTGCCGGGTGTGGAACGATCTCCACGACGTGGCGACAGTCAGCTTGCGCCACTTCACCGTGTACGGCCCGCGGATGCGACCCAACATGGCGATCACCAACTTCACGTCGCGCTGTCTCAACGGCGAGCCGCCCGTCATCTACGGCGACGGCCAGCAGACCCGCGACTTCACGTACATCTCGGACATCGTCGACGCGAACCTCGCGCTGCTGGAGACCGACGCGGCCGACGGCGAGGCGGTAAACGTCGGCTCCGGCGGCAACATCACCATCCAGGAACTGGCCGACCACATCGTCGCCGAAACCGGGGCCGACGTGGACATCGAGTACACCGACGCCAACGAGGCCGACGCCCGCCACACCCACGCCGACGTCTCCAAGGCCCGCGAACTGCTCGACTACGAGCCGAGCGTGAGCATCCGCGACGGCGTCGCCCGGTTCGTCGAGTGGTACCGTGCAAACCGCGAGTGGTACGAACCCTTGGTGATGAACTCGTGA
- the aglF gene encoding UTP--glucose-1-phosphate uridylyltransferase AglF — protein sequence MQAVILAAGKGTRLRPLTDDKPKVMVEVDGKPLIEDVFDNLIEVGVDEFVVVVGYKKQKIMERYDDEYRGVPITYAHQREQLGLAHALLQAEPHVDEEFVLMLGDNVFRANLGDVVNRMQEDRADAAFLVEEVPIEEASRYGVCDTNGYGEIVELVEKPDDPPSNLVMTGFYAFTPAIFHACHLVQPSDRGEYELPDAVDLLIQSGRTIDAIRMDGWRVDVGYPEDRDRVEERLSEDGGAEAATTETGES from the coding sequence ATGCAGGCCGTCATCCTCGCCGCGGGCAAGGGCACCCGCCTCCGCCCGCTCACGGACGACAAGCCGAAAGTGATGGTGGAAGTCGACGGGAAGCCGCTCATCGAGGACGTGTTCGACAACCTCATCGAGGTCGGCGTCGACGAGTTCGTCGTCGTCGTCGGCTACAAGAAACAGAAGATCATGGAGCGGTACGACGACGAGTACCGCGGCGTCCCGATCACCTACGCCCACCAGCGCGAGCAGCTGGGCCTCGCACACGCGCTCCTCCAGGCCGAGCCGCACGTCGACGAGGAGTTCGTGCTGATGCTCGGCGACAACGTGTTCCGCGCGAACCTCGGCGACGTGGTCAACCGCATGCAGGAGGACCGCGCCGACGCCGCGTTCCTCGTCGAGGAGGTACCGATCGAGGAGGCGTCGCGGTACGGCGTCTGCGACACGAACGGCTACGGCGAGATCGTCGAACTGGTCGAGAAACCCGACGATCCGCCGTCGAACCTCGTGATGACCGGCTTCTACGCCTTCACTCCGGCCATCTTCCACGCCTGCCACCTCGTCCAGCCGAGCGACCGCGGCGAGTACGAACTGCCCGACGCCGTCGACCTGCTCATCCAGTCCGGGCGTACCATCGACGCGATCCGGATGGACGGCTGGCGGGTCGACGTGGGCTATCCCGAGGACCGCGACCGGGTCGAGGAGCGCCTGTCCGAGGACGGAGGAGCGGAGGCCGCGACAACCGAGACAGGCGAGAGCTGA
- a CDS encoding sulfatase-like hydrolase/transferase produces MAANVLLVILDSVRARNCSLGGAGNGTTPFCETFADRATTYTQARSPGAKSLTSHMSIFTGLHVEQHNITSAGDSLAGGYSVFERLRDDGYATGVFSENTWVTDVEVGLKDGFDTVEGPRNVPFPDAVDPKSFVAEEGQGQYREYLKASLGGDQPVRSLTNGLVTKLTWDFPWLLPESLRTSTPADVYADLFLDWEREQDGPWAACINFMDAHIPYEPDPEFDHWGGPDAREIQDDLEDLKWVFLGGQEPWWKRRALEGLYDGAIAQMDAQLRRIVETLAERGSLDETLVVVTSDHGEGFGERSEIRDVRVAEHGVAIHEGVTHVPLLVKYPGQTEGATVTEPATLTRFPDVVAESREGTAGPESFVPEGPVLVSAVGLNDALLDRAGQYIDDLRPYTATARAVLTVEDGTVVKDVTWRDRARRVVVRDAQTSYAVDADPDAVRSRVEEAFADVSDAGVRAKGKGIEGASDATRQRLEDLGYV; encoded by the coding sequence ATGGCGGCGAACGTTCTTCTCGTTATCTTGGACAGTGTGCGGGCCAGGAACTGTTCGCTCGGCGGCGCAGGGAACGGGACGACGCCGTTCTGTGAGACGTTCGCCGACCGGGCGACCACCTACACCCAGGCGCGGTCGCCGGGCGCGAAGAGCCTCACGAGCCACATGAGCATCTTCACCGGGCTTCACGTCGAGCAGCACAACATTACCTCGGCGGGCGATAGTCTCGCTGGCGGCTACTCCGTCTTCGAGCGACTCCGCGACGACGGTTACGCGACCGGTGTCTTCTCCGAGAACACATGGGTAACCGACGTAGAGGTCGGCCTCAAGGACGGGTTCGACACCGTCGAGGGGCCGCGCAACGTTCCGTTCCCGGACGCCGTCGACCCGAAATCGTTCGTCGCCGAGGAGGGTCAGGGACAGTACCGCGAGTATCTGAAGGCGAGCCTCGGCGGCGACCAGCCCGTGCGGTCGCTCACCAACGGTCTGGTCACGAAGCTCACCTGGGACTTCCCCTGGCTGCTTCCCGAATCGCTGCGAACCAGCACGCCGGCAGACGTGTACGCGGACCTGTTTCTGGACTGGGAGCGCGAGCAGGACGGCCCGTGGGCAGCCTGTATCAACTTCATGGACGCCCACATCCCGTACGAGCCGGACCCCGAGTTCGATCACTGGGGCGGGCCGGACGCCAGGGAGATACAGGACGACCTCGAGGATCTAAAGTGGGTGTTCCTCGGCGGACAGGAGCCCTGGTGGAAGCGGCGCGCCCTGGAGGGACTCTACGACGGGGCGATCGCCCAGATGGACGCGCAGTTGCGCCGGATCGTCGAGACGCTGGCTGAGCGCGGATCGCTGGACGAGACGCTCGTTGTCGTCACGAGCGACCACGGCGAAGGGTTCGGCGAGCGCAGCGAGATCCGCGACGTCCGTGTCGCCGAACACGGCGTCGCAATCCACGAGGGCGTCACCCACGTGCCCCTGCTCGTGAAGTACCCGGGCCAGACCGAGGGGGCAACGGTTACCGAGCCGGCGACGCTGACCCGGTTCCCGGACGTCGTGGCCGAGTCGCGGGAGGGGACTGCCGGTCCGGAGAGCTTCGTGCCCGAGGGGCCGGTCCTGGTCTCGGCGGTCGGCCTCAACGACGCACTCCTGGACCGGGCAGGGCAGTACATCGACGACCTCCGACCGTACACCGCCACGGCCCGCGCCGTCCTGACCGTGGAGGACGGCACGGTGGTGAAGGACGTGACCTGGCGCGACCGCGCCCGGCGGGTCGTGGTCCGGGACGCGCAAACGAGTTACGCCGTGGACGCGGATCCCGACGCCGTCCGCTCCCGGGTCGAGGAGGCGTTTGCCGACGTGAGCGACGCCGGCGTCCGGGCCAAAGGCAAGGGGATCGAGGGGGCGAGCGACGCGACCCGCCAACGTCTCGAAGACCTGGGATACGTGTAG